In Pseudobacter ginsenosidimutans, the following are encoded in one genomic region:
- a CDS encoding DUF3592 domain-containing protein, with protein sequence MKRNRSRSIFIGIFGFIILLLLTSSDSISDFIYFELLPVDHIKGSIIDSKLNATFEGDSYECIIQYEYKGIAKKTIQVLGVNEKKEYKIGDTVALLISIKNPEKVSIIRNELYWVTCIGIIMFILLIVMFYFTAKKRYD encoded by the coding sequence ATGAAAAGAAATAGGTCTAGATCAATTTTTATTGGGATTTTTGGCTTTATAATTTTGCTTCTATTAACTTCATCAGATTCTATATCTGATTTTATATATTTTGAATTATTACCTGTGGATCACATAAAAGGCAGCATAATCGATTCTAAATTGAATGCCACATTTGAAGGTGATAGCTATGAGTGCATTATTCAATATGAGTATAAAGGTATTGCTAAAAAGACTATTCAAGTTCTTGGAGTGAATGAAAAGAAAGAATACAAAATAGGTGATACTGTTGCTTTGTTAATAAGTATAAAAAATCCGGAGAAGGTTTCAATAATTAGGAATGAACTATATTGGGTAACATGCATTGGAATAATAATGTTCATTCTATTAATTGTGATGTTTTATTTCACTGCGAAAAAAAGGTATGATTAA
- a CDS encoding RHS repeat domain-containing protein encodes MTKRVAVRVKRTQSGVADEIITFVFEPGETEKEIGTEVARLAGRSCVSGGPVCTARPGGVYSIIAEPLVCTPPSLCASDPRRADYASVQRVFYEYVNMESFLSCVTQVAPATSPTPSEVVATLRLKLLEEIDSDWVPAWRIKLIDIRNEVPAFSGIDDVLINNLVNALKAVAVAYLNSITNDPEALRIVNTLPPSVLSSFNHSSFEQAFNEIIGSTLVKKGFSHYLLEGVYPYDKYPVWQNQNSGDLSTTICSNIATLKTRYQGSGFSGTFHQYLQQELEDDYHLTELELLDIESRCSVTPICRYMNAPLILPAVFTRVVTNQDDLFVDCSRVSGLKTSFGTFFNSEMTLSHPLYTLLYTSFLNQGLGYALSFSEYVSFDGKCPGTAVLYNKPASPLLMEYDMVCVKDILRRAYERAGQEYDYYITQERKKFRNKYISTCLSNEASASINGTLREYHYTLYYYDQSGNLVKTIPPEGVRFLTDAECEQVDEFRNFPVANCDGTGIPTTTDKLATLTSIGNLWNAQTSKSLEMWLYSGENSTDRQVRWVTANGQYMFQAAIHDQKLWVELYTLEVDGAALNITLTNQAVADVSHIPLQTWSHLVAQSTDFTTAEWTLYLDGKKLTLSNPANAPTYPFSWEIAPGPTVPDDDLAVLKHVRLYNRSLSDGEVAANYRNSCLSPVGLPAGTPMDLWARFNIPAPGSETTTGAGSTNEFVNRFIVPQHGLPSNYVFNSFNKVIKQVSPDGGTTEFWYDKLSRLVASQNSEQKVPTDPADPTNRYSFTKYDALGRIREVGEKTAGIDITTINLSNQTELYNWYAQGTDKSLTQTVYDANPVEAPAGAILENLRHRVSASIFRETRSAQKINATYISYDISGNAKTVYQEIGELKALDNTTGIKKLEYDFDLVSGKVNMLTYQKDKGDQFFYKYEYDADNRIKSALTSRDGGTWNLEARYSYYLHGPLARVELGKNEVQGIDYAYTLSGWLKAINGKDLIPGEDMGGDGTTFSAAKNFSRDELAFTLGYFNGDYAPIGGSNANAISRKFEPEVFPAQTPYAGTGAPLYNGNISNSTVHMAPEILGAAKGYTYRYDQLNRLLTMRQHTGLPTGHGSIWNKTSETDDYKESITYDANGNILTFLRNASAATQMDDLAYQYNIDAKGNLLNNKLRHVDDEISASAFDVDIDDQSVDNHEYDKIGNLISDVAEGLEKIKWTPYGKINSIQKANNVIQYEYDATGNRVWKSSNNSEKRTYYVRDPQGNVLAVYNYDALSGNGGQGGILSWAEQHLYGSNRLGLLTPEITVTQDWQYQQNGPNSFIEGKRVYELTNHLGNVLATINDRKIAVDQDNNGINDYFRAELLSVTDYYAFGMQMPGRKWSLGNYRFGFNGKENDNEVKEGDGLQQDYGMRVYDARLGKFLSVDPLIKDFPWYTPYQFAGNKPIIAVDLDGEEEKIVVSPLKNNEQNGEVKVYTSKDAEFNTYLKSVPPEFTGMKSGVGTLYITQHTFSAWLNPNFNNYTYKEEDVKGAKKISYDHYTNGIMRTIMTSKWSPQNIKLADFGVKAAAFGIDASATIGKMSTTVPVGGNTNELSAEAKATFSLRYIGDENNNNYVNASISGSSELSGGFKKGKNIPGLSVGPDGELFGYVSFMSSGAAPVAGTTANESVTNFRLGAFKLQYSVNPDNGKFDLKIGASTKPGIEFKTTARKKTITTSKSGLNHPL; translated from the coding sequence CCTGCATTCAGTGGAATTGATGATGTACTCATAAATAACCTGGTGAATGCACTTAAAGCTGTAGCTGTTGCTTATCTCAATTCAATAACTAATGATCCGGAGGCGCTGCGGATTGTGAATACATTGCCTCCATCGGTATTGTCATCTTTCAATCATAGTAGCTTTGAACAGGCGTTCAATGAGATCATTGGTAGTACACTAGTGAAGAAAGGATTCTCACATTATTTGCTGGAAGGCGTTTATCCGTACGATAAATACCCTGTTTGGCAAAACCAGAATTCAGGTGATTTAAGTACTACTATATGCTCGAATATTGCAACGCTAAAAACAAGATATCAGGGATCAGGATTTAGCGGAACTTTCCACCAATATCTGCAGCAGGAACTTGAGGATGATTATCATCTTACGGAGCTGGAATTGCTGGACATTGAAAGCAGGTGTAGTGTTACTCCGATTTGTCGCTACATGAATGCGCCGCTTATATTACCAGCGGTATTTACCAGGGTGGTTACAAATCAGGATGATCTGTTTGTTGATTGTTCCAGAGTAAGTGGCTTGAAAACGTCTTTTGGAACCTTCTTCAATTCTGAAATGACACTTAGCCATCCTTTGTATACGTTGCTTTATACCAGTTTCCTTAACCAGGGATTGGGATATGCATTGTCTTTTAGCGAATATGTTTCCTTTGATGGTAAATGTCCGGGTACCGCTGTATTGTATAATAAGCCGGCATCTCCATTGCTCATGGAATATGACATGGTCTGCGTTAAAGACATTCTCAGACGTGCCTATGAAAGAGCAGGGCAGGAGTATGACTATTATATCACCCAGGAAAGAAAGAAATTCAGGAATAAATATATTTCTACTTGTTTGTCCAATGAGGCTTCTGCAAGTATAAATGGAACTTTGAGAGAATATCATTATACGCTTTATTATTATGATCAGAGCGGAAACCTGGTTAAAACAATACCACCGGAAGGTGTAAGATTCCTGACCGATGCAGAATGTGAGCAGGTAGATGAGTTCCGTAATTTTCCTGTTGCAAACTGCGATGGAACTGGTATACCAACAACAACTGATAAATTGGCTACTCTTACCAGTATCGGAAATCTCTGGAACGCACAGACGAGTAAGTCGCTTGAAATGTGGTTGTATTCCGGAGAAAATAGTACAGACAGGCAAGTACGGTGGGTAACAGCCAATGGTCAATACATGTTCCAGGCTGCGATCCATGATCAGAAATTATGGGTTGAGCTGTATACTTTGGAAGTTGACGGAGCAGCTCTGAATATTACGTTGACCAATCAGGCGGTGGCTGATGTGAGTCATATTCCACTTCAGACCTGGAGTCATCTGGTGGCTCAATCAACTGATTTTACAACTGCTGAATGGACTTTGTATCTCGATGGTAAGAAACTTACGTTGAGCAATCCTGCAAATGCTCCTACCTATCCTTTCTCCTGGGAAATAGCTCCCGGGCCTACGGTTCCGGATGATGATCTGGCTGTATTGAAGCATGTAAGGTTGTACAATAGGTCACTTAGCGATGGTGAGGTTGCTGCAAATTATCGGAATTCCTGTTTATCTCCTGTGGGATTACCAGCAGGTACTCCCATGGATCTGTGGGCAAGGTTTAATATTCCGGCACCGGGATCGGAAACAACAACAGGAGCTGGCAGTACGAATGAATTTGTGAACAGGTTTATTGTGCCGCAACACGGTCTACCGAGCAACTATGTATTCAATAGTTTTAATAAGGTGATCAAACAGGTTTCTCCTGATGGTGGTACTACTGAGTTTTGGTATGATAAATTGAGCAGGTTGGTTGCTTCTCAAAATAGTGAGCAAAAGGTGCCGACTGATCCTGCAGATCCAACTAACAGATATTCTTTCACAAAGTATGATGCTTTGGGCAGGATCAGGGAGGTAGGAGAGAAGACTGCCGGAATTGACATTACAACTATCAATCTTTCCAATCAAACAGAACTTTATAACTGGTATGCTCAGGGTACAGACAAGTCTCTTACTCAAACAGTATATGATGCTAACCCTGTTGAGGCTCCTGCAGGTGCCATATTAGAAAACCTCCGGCATAGAGTGTCTGCCAGCATTTTCAGGGAAACCAGATCTGCGCAGAAAATCAATGCAACCTATATTTCTTATGATATTTCCGGCAACGCTAAAACTGTCTACCAGGAAATTGGTGAGTTGAAAGCCCTCGATAATACAACTGGAATCAAAAAACTTGAATATGATTTCGATCTGGTAAGCGGCAAGGTGAATATGCTTACTTATCAGAAAGATAAGGGAGATCAGTTCTTTTATAAATATGAATATGATGCAGATAATAGGATTAAATCGGCATTGACGAGCAGGGATGGCGGCACCTGGAATCTCGAAGCCAGGTATTCATATTATTTGCACGGACCACTTGCCAGAGTAGAGTTGGGTAAAAATGAAGTGCAGGGTATCGATTATGCCTATACATTGAGTGGGTGGTTGAAAGCCATTAATGGAAAGGATCTGATTCCGGGAGAAGATATGGGAGGTGATGGTACTACTTTCTCCGCAGCAAAAAACTTCAGTCGTGATGAGCTGGCGTTTACGCTGGGATATTTCAATGGAGATTATGCTCCAATAGGGGGATCCAATGCGAATGCAATTTCCAGAAAGTTTGAGCCTGAAGTTTTCCCTGCTCAAACACCTTATGCAGGAACCGGAGCGCCATTATACAATGGTAATATCAGTAATTCAACTGTGCATATGGCGCCAGAAATTTTAGGTGCTGCCAAAGGATATACTTATCGATATGATCAATTGAACAGGTTATTGACAATGCGTCAGCATACGGGATTGCCGACAGGACATGGCTCAATATGGAATAAGACAAGTGAAACGGATGATTACAAGGAGTCAATCACCTACGATGCCAATGGGAATATCCTCACTTTCCTTCGTAATGCTTCTGCTGCAACTCAAATGGATGATCTGGCCTATCAATATAACATAGATGCGAAGGGGAATTTATTGAATAATAAACTCAGGCATGTAGACGATGAAATTTCAGCTTCGGCCTTTGATGTTGATATCGATGATCAGTCAGTTGATAATCATGAGTATGATAAAATTGGAAACCTGATCAGTGATGTTGCTGAAGGACTTGAAAAAATTAAATGGACTCCGTATGGTAAGATTAATAGTATTCAGAAGGCTAATAATGTAATTCAATATGAATATGATGCAACGGGAAACAGAGTCTGGAAAAGCTCAAACAATTCTGAAAAAAGAACCTACTACGTTCGTGACCCTCAGGGGAATGTACTTGCAGTTTATAATTATGATGCTCTATCCGGAAATGGTGGTCAAGGAGGAATATTGAGCTGGGCAGAACAACATTTGTATGGAAGTAACCGGTTGGGTTTATTGACACCCGAAATCACAGTAACTCAGGACTGGCAATACCAGCAGAACGGACCTAATTCATTTATTGAAGGGAAACGCGTATATGAATTGACCAATCACTTGGGAAATGTCCTAGCTACAATTAATGATAGGAAGATTGCAGTAGATCAAGACAATAATGGGATAAATGACTATTTTAGAGCAGAGTTACTTTCAGTAACGGATTATTATGCTTTTGGTATGCAAATGCCGGGTAGGAAATGGTCGCTGGGTAATTATAGATTTGGGTTTAATGGAAAGGAGAATGATAATGAGGTGAAGGAGGGAGATGGACTGCAGCAAGATTATGGAATGAGGGTGTATGACGCGAGGTTGGGGAAATTTTTAAGTGTTGATCCATTAATAAAGGATTTTCCCTGGTATACTCCATATCAGTTTGCTGGGAACAAGCCTATTATTGCTGTTGATTTAGATGGGGAAGAAGAAAAGATAGTAGTTAGTCCTTTAAAGAATAACGAACAAAACGGAGAGGTTAAAGTGTATACTAGTAAGGACGCGGAATTCAATACTTATTTAAAAAGCGTTCCCCCAGAGTTTACAGGAATGAAATCTGGAGTGGGTACACTTTATATTACACAGCATACCTTTTCCGCTTGGCTTAATCCTAATTTTAATAATTATACTTATAAGGAGGAGGATGTTAAAGGAGCGAAAAAGATATCCTATGACCACTATACAAATGGAATTATGAGAACTATAATGACTTCAAAATGGAGTCCCCAAAACATTAAATTAGCAGACTTTGGAGTTAAGGCCGCTGCTTTTGGTATAGATGCATCTGCCACTATCGGTAAAATGAGCACCACAGTTCCTGTAGGAGGAAATACTAACGAATTATCTGCTGAAGCAAAAGCTACATTCTCACTAAGATACATTGGTGATGAAAATAATAATAATTATGTTAATGCTTCCATCAGTGGATCATCCGAATTAAGCGGGGGATTCAAAAAAGGAAAAAATATCCCCGGTTTAAGTGTTGGGCCTGACGGTGAATTGTTTGGGTATGTGTCATTTATGAGTTCAGGGGCTGCTCCTGTTGCTGGGACAACTGCTAATGAATCAGTAACGAATTTCAGATTGGGTGCTTTTAAATTGCAATACTCTGTGAACCCTGACAACGGTAAATTTGATTTGAAAATTGGAGCATCAACTAAACCTGGAATCGAATTTAAGACTACTGCTAGAAAGAAGACAATAACTACCAGCAAAAGTGGTCTAAATCATCCTCTTTAG